TTTGAAGCAAGGTCGTAAATCTCATCTGTGGTAAGGGATAATAATTTTTCTGCTTCTTTGTCCATAATTATCCCAATTATTGATCCGGAGGCATCTTGGAGATTTACATCAAATCTGCACCTGCAAGTGTATATGTgcaaaagataatttttttttttataggaaCAGAAGGATTGTGGTAAACATTGTGTTTGGACGTATGTGTAAACTTAGAGGTAAAAGTACCTGGGAATTAACATATTTTGTTGCTTACAAGTCATACACAGAAActttctttttattgaacttCTCACTTCTTGTTTGCAGTTGGGACATAGTAAAACATAGCAACTTTTGAGTTTATTTGGAAGTGATACTTTTGGATAATAATGGAAGAATCAGCACGTTAAAAGAAATTGAGCATTGGGATTATAAGGATAAGCTCAACGATGACATTAATTATGAATTAGTAAATAGAAATTATACTAAAGGatatatcatcattattattattattattgattatgaattattttattattattaaactATTTGTAAATTATACTAACATTAATAAGAGATATCGAATAATATTTTAACACAAGTTATTTAAATAGGTCTTTTATTTGATTGAACATTTGCAATTGGGACTATTTGTTCATCAAGCGAAACTTTGATAAGAGATCCTCTTCGagggaaaatttttaaaaaactttagGATAATAATAAAAGTTTGTGATAATTGAAACGAAGAATCAATTTTCGTTTTCATCAATTCGGATTTATTGCGACCCTATTcgaggaaaaaattaaaaaactttaGGATATTTCATAATAATTAGGAAGAATCAGAACCACAATATATGGTGTATAATGCGTTATATTTTCTACATTGTGTGCAAAATTGTAGGCATtaatatcaaatatgaattcaagtatatggtttgaattaatcatattttttaaatatatttaataaggGATGATAAAAGGGATAAAGAAATCACATTAGCTATTTTGATATATTCTCAAATCgcaaaatcaattaatatcTCATCATTCGAGTTGTTTTAAATATTGCACAAATCGGCATTTTCGCCTActtatatacaaattattatacGCAAATCTATTTTATTACATGATCacttaaaatttatttaaaatcttGTCTTAATTAGTATTTAAAGACATCTTTATatctatttaattttaaacaatattattttttttatttatgaaataatattaaACTTACGTTTATTTTAGCTTACCGTAAGTTAACGGATCTTTTTGGATAATGTAGAACACCTTAGAATCACAAAGATAATAGAGGTTTAGTTAGCTTTATCTTAGTTtgtttaggtgccctaattcaccttaaaatcaattaggtcttccttaaaataagcaaaaaatgtGAATCACCAATAGCACTTCAATTTTGACTCCTTGTTAAAATGGTTGACATAATATATCTATATTAAttgcaataatatttttttatttatgaaatACAAACTTATTTGTTTTAATTGTAAAACAATAATAGGacgtttttttgaaaaatttacaaTAATAGTTTCTTCCCATAGTGTGAAGGTGAAAGCTTATTTGCTAGTTATATTAAAAaaggtaaatatatttttattcgTAAAACAACaaggattttgaaaaatttacgAATGCACTTACTCAGTATCGATGAGAATGAGTTCTTGCAATCTTTTCTAGACTTTTGCAACAAACCTTGGCGGGAAGCAGCAGACAACAATTGCGAATATATCTATTGGCAAAACAATTTGTATTTAATAAATGAATGTGTCAAAAGTTAAACTGAAAAGAAGTAATATAACCATACTAAATTCTGCGTCCTTAAGCTGCTCTTTGGTAGACTGGGAGGCCTGATTGTTGATGTCTTGAAATGACGTAAGATTCAGCTTTGTGGGTGGTGGCAATTCATCCTCATCTGGACTATCTTTTTCAATTGGATCAACTATGATTTTTTTGTCGATAATCCACTCAAATGTATGCAAGGGTCTTTCATATCTCAAATTTGGCACTTGTATGCGCGCACCCGTTATCAAATAGGTGTGGAACAGTTTGAATATATCTTGATAAGAGGGGATTTCGTCACCGTAAacaatagcttttatttggtcTTCCTGTGAGCGATTCATAAGGAAATAACGAAAGAGATATACATAGGCAATGTAAGCAATTGAttcaaaaatattatatatacatagacacaAACAATTGATTTTGCTAGAAAAAGGAAGTACCTGTTCATCTTGAAAGATCATGTTCAAATATTTTATCTTTCGGTGAGAACCTTCTCCTGGTTTGCATATATCCACAACTTGCACTTTACAGGTCCAGTCTGGTATTTCAGGAGTGATTGCATATATACCAAGTCGCTGTGTCATTTTCTATCCcctgaaaaataattaaagtggGGTAAACAATGGAATAGCATGATAAAGGAAGTAAGGTTGATGAAAAATGTAAATGCAACTAATAACTTACATATGTTATATCAATAGTTAGTAGCTTTTCGAAAGTCCTAAGAGAATGCTTTATGGATAATTTCATTATATACTATATTGTAGGTAGAATGGTCATCAGGATCGTCTACTGTTGCGGGTCGGATTAACATTTTTACACAGCTTGAACTTTTTGCTCTTGATAAAGCAACATAAAGTTGACCGTGTGAAAAGACAGGTTCACGTAAATAAATTCCTACGGAATCTAGTGTCTGACCTTGAGCTTTATTTATAGTCATAGCAAAACATAGTCGAATATGAAATTGTGTTCTCTTAAATTGAATAGGCAATTTTTTGTCTTGTGAACATAACAATGGTATTCGAGGAATAAAAACATGTTTATCTTTAAAGTCACCACTTGCAATTTTAGCACTAATAATATGAGTtttgaaatcagaacaaattaAGCGTGTACCATTGCATAAACCTTCAGAAGGATTTAAATTGCGTAGTAATATAACTGGACAATTTTGCTTTAGAACTAACTTATAAGGAGGCAAACCATTAGGATTCAAAGTATGGAGGAAATCTTCAAATTGGCTTTGATCTTTTGGCTCTACAGTTTCATCAATTCCAATGAATGTCACAGCAGTTGCAGGAAACTCATCTATGAACATTTGATTAATTTCGTTTACGAAATCATTTTTGGTCGTTAAGATAACACGTGATGTTACGGAGGATGTATCAGACATGAGCATCTCTAAATTGGGATAAACAGTTTTGAATAAAATATCTAATGAATCTTTCTCATTCGTAAAAGGAATAAGAAATGATTTTGGAACCTCGATTTTATCATGTTCATTAACTTCTTCTCTTCCATCTCCAATTCTTAGTAAATACTCACAGAATGCAGGATCTTCGCGTGCACGCATATTTTGTGTCAGACGGAATTTTTGAAGATGATCCCAGATATTTGAATACAATAAACATTCACGTATGAAATCTTTTTTTGCCCCGCTTTTCACAACAGGTAAAGTCTGTCTAAAATCGCCTCCAAAAATGACGACTTTTCCACCGAATAGTGTATTTATACCCATAAGATCTCTCAAGAGTAAATCAAAAGTCTCAACAAGTTTTTTCTTAGCCATTGATACTTCATCCCATACTATCAGTTTTGCATCTTGAATTAAAAATGCAAGTGAACTCTGTTTACTTATATTGCAGCAGTAATTTTCACCTATATCAATAGGAAGTTTAAAACGCGAGTGAGCAGTTCGTCCTCCAGGGAGCACTGAAGCTGCAACACCAGAAGTTGCTGTGGCTAAAGCTATAAATCCCTTTGATTGTACAGTAGCTAATAAAGCGCGGTATAAGAATGTTTTCCCCGTTCCTCCAGGCCCATCAATAAAGAATGCTCCTGGTTCATTTGAGAATATTCTATTAAGGATGGTGATGTATGCTTGTTCTTgttctttatttagttttttataTAGTAATAAATCTTCTTCAGTTACAATTATGTTTCTTTCTAAATGGGTGTCTCTAGCCTCTTGCATTATTCTAGAAGATGTAAAAGATGTAATATTTTCTGACGTGAGTTTAAATTCATTGATATTCTGTCCCATTGAATGCAATATATCATTTATGTggtttagaactaaataacgaATGTTCTTTGTTTGTATGTTTGGCATAGTTGTAAAGTCTTCAGACATGGAGCTTTCAAATCTTTCCCATAATCCTTTTGGATTAGCAGggctacaatatactaatagtGTGGCAAATAAACGTCGCAGACTATAAGGCATTTGGTAATTTGCAGCTTCTAACATACATTCAATTAAGTTATTATCAGAAGCTAACAATCCTCTTTTTTCTGCACATTCTCTAAATGTGTTGTAGGATTTTCCGTTTACAGTCCTGAGATCTTCGTACGATTTTGGTCCTCGTATGTTCATCAATAATAGTCGAAGGTAGTATCTTTCTCCTTCTGTTGGATGACAACTAATAATACGTCCGATAGCATAACCTTGTCTTCGACGTGACCACATTTTATCAGTCATTGACCAGACAAAATGTTCTGGGAATTCTTTGTACAATAAGTTAAGTTCTATGGCGTGTTTATTTTTTTCGTTCATTGAAAAAAATTTGTCAACATTGTTCTTCGATTTGTAggatttttatttattgaattcAGATTTGTAGTCGTTTTAAAGGAGACAAATTGCTGATTTTTAAGATGTAGCTGAAGTTGGTATACATTGGGACTCATCTCACTGATATGAAAGGCAAACAAACGCCACATAGCTTCTGGGGGCGATACCCATCTGCCTGATCTATATTCCTTTATTTCATCTATTTCTGTATTATTAGTGTCATTACTCTGTAGATTGAAAGCAATTTTATCATGCCCTT
Above is a window of Lycium ferocissimum isolate CSIRO_LF1 unplaced genomic scaffold, AGI_CSIRO_Lferr_CH_V1 ctg4291, whole genome shotgun sequence DNA encoding:
- the LOC132044373 gene encoding uncharacterized protein LOC132044373 isoform X2, with protein sequence MSQLQTRSEKFNKKKVSVYDLCRFDVNLQDASGSIIGIIMDKEAEKLLSLTTDEIYDLASNEDNLFLQSLLRFAEQSSFVGKSILF
- the LOC132044373 gene encoding uncharacterized protein LOC132044373 isoform X4, which translates into the protein MTCKQQNMLIPRCRFDVNLQDASGSIIGIIMDKEAEKLLSLTTDEIYDLASNEDNLFLQSLLRFAEQSSFVGKSILF
- the LOC132044373 gene encoding uncharacterized protein LOC132044373 isoform X3, encoding MSQLQTRSEKFNKKKVSVYDLCRFDVNLQDASGSIIGIIMDKEAEKLLSLTTDEIYDLASNEFFCREINSLLKLAFDFLSCIKQR